The Nostoc sp. PCC 7524 nucleotide sequence TACTCCTTAGTGTTAAGACTGTTACACTAAATGACTAGTTATGCCTGGGGTGACTATATTATTAAATAGAGCTTGTTGAGGAAGCTATTTCAATCCTACTATTTTCTCAATTTATAGAGACGCAAAATTTTGCGCCTCTATCTAGATAGTCTATTACTAACCTACTTCGCTAACACCTGATTAACTGGTGTAACTCCAGCTAAATCTAAGATTTTGGGAATCAAATCTTCCCGCTTCACCGCCATCATGTGGACACCATGACATAATTGCCTTGCAATCTGCACTTGCTCGCCAGCAATTTTTACACCTTCTTCTAAGGGGTGTTTGGCTTTTGCTAACCTATCAATAATGTGTTCAGGTATATTTACACCCGGAACGCATTTATTAATAAATTGAGCATTTTTCGCTGATTTCAACAGAAAAATTCCCGCTAAAATCGGTTTATTATGGACGGATGCTATCTTATCCATGAATTTTTCTAGTCTTTCAAAATCAGTAATTAGCTGACTTTGGAAAAATTGCGCGCCCGCTTCAATTTTACGTTCAAAGCGACTTTGCAAACCTGACCAACTGTCAGATTGAGGATCTACAGCTGCACCTGCAAATAAATCTGTTGCACCATCAGTTAAAGGTTTATCATGGCTATCGACACCTTGATTCATGTTCCGAATCAGTTGTAGTAGTCGCACAGCTTCCAAATCAAATACAGCTTTGGCTTCAGGATGATCACCTGCTTTTACTGGGTCGCCAGTTAAAGCTAAGATGTTACGAATTCCTAAAGCGTGCGCGCCCATGAGGTCGGCTTGTATACCAATACGGTTGCGATCGCGGCAAGCCATCTGACAAATTGGTTCAATCCCATGTTGCAACAAAATCGCTGATGCTACCAACGAAGACATCCGTAACACAGCACGGCTACCATCGGTAATATTGACAGCATGAACCCTCCCCTTAAGGGTCGCCGCCATTTCAATCATGTGTGTGGGATTTCCCCCTTTTGGTGGTGCTACCTCGGCGGTAACTAAAAATTCACCTGCTTGCGCGGATTTACGGAAATTATTCAATGTACTGTAATTGCAGCTATGGCTATGTTCCATAACGTTGATAATTGGGTTCTCTTTAAGGGTATTATGAATCACTCCTTAAAGAGAAGTCTGGGGACTGGGAGGCAGGGGGCAGGGAGCAGGGAGCAGGGGGAGAAAATCCCATACCCAATGCCCAATGCCCAATGCCCAATGCCCAATGCCCAATGCCCAATGCCCAAATTTACAAAGGCATTGAATAACCCAATGCAGCTTTCACATCTTTTAGGGTTTGGTTGGCGATCGCTTCCGCTTTTTCTCTCCCATCACGTAACACAGACTCTAAATAGCCTTTGTCATCCATGATTTGCTGATATTTCTCTTGGATTGGTTTGAGGGCATTAATTGCTGTTTCCGTGAGCAATGGTTTAAATTGTCCCCAGCCCATGTCTTGACACTCAGCCGCTACTTCTTCCTTCGCCTTGCCCGACAATAACATATATAAAGTTAGCAAGTTGTTGCACTCTGGCCTTTCTGGGTCATCAAAGGTTAAACCCCGTACTGGGTCAGTTTTACACCGCTTAATTTTATTCGCAATTTGGTCTGGTGTATCTAAAAGATTAATCCGGCTTAATTCTGAAGGATCAGACTTAGACATTTTGCGTGTCCCATCCGTCAAACTCATTACCCTCGCGCCTTCCTTGCGAATTAAAGGATCTGGCAGTTTCAGCACAGGATTATCCTTGGCGAATTGGTGATTAAATCTGTTGACAATATCCCGTGTCAGTTCTAAATGTTGTTTTTGGTCTTCACCTACCGGTACTTTATCAGCTTGGTACAACAAAATATCAGCCGCCATCAACACGGGGTAGATTAATAAACCTGCACCTACATTTTCCCCTTGCTTGAGGGCTTTCTCTTTAAACTGAATCATGTCTTGCAGCCAATTCAGGGGTGTGATGCAGTTGAGCAACCAAGCAAGTTCACTGTGGGCTGAGACGTGGGATTGAATAAAGATATTCGAGTATTTTAAGTCAATACCACAAGCTAAATAAAGTGCAGCAATTGTGTAACTATCTGCTGCCAATGTCGCTGGATTATGCGGTACTGTAATCGCGTGTAAATCTACGACACAAAAGAAATTATCATACTGTTCTTGAATCTCCACCCAGTTGCGAATTGCACCTAAGTAGTTACCCAAGTGTAAGTTACCAGTCGGTTGAACTCCCGAAAGAACACGCTGCTTACCCATAAATTACCAGTTTATTGATCTCAAATGCCCACTGTGTAAAGTGGCAATGGCAAAACACCTTTCATTTTGACATTTTCCAGGGTAACTGTCTTGAGAGTGCTGAGTGGGGAGTGCTGAGTGCTGAGTGCTGAGTGCTGAGTGCTGAGTGGGGAGTGTGGGAGGTGTGGGGAGTGTGGGGAGTAGGGAGTGCTGAGTCAAGAGTTTTTCTCCTCTGCTTCCCCTGCCCCCTGCCCCCTGCCCCC carries:
- a CDS encoding methylenetetrahydrofolate reductase, with amino-acid sequence MEHSHSCNYSTLNNFRKSAQAGEFLVTAEVAPPKGGNPTHMIEMAATLKGRVHAVNITDGSRAVLRMSSLVASAILLQHGIEPICQMACRDRNRIGIQADLMGAHALGIRNILALTGDPVKAGDHPEAKAVFDLEAVRLLQLIRNMNQGVDSHDKPLTDGATDLFAGAAVDPQSDSWSGLQSRFERKIEAGAQFFQSQLITDFERLEKFMDKIASVHNKPILAGIFLLKSAKNAQFINKCVPGVNIPEHIIDRLAKAKHPLEEGVKIAGEQVQIARQLCHGVHMMAVKREDLIPKILDLAGVTPVNQVLAK
- the trpS gene encoding tryptophan--tRNA ligase; this translates as MGKQRVLSGVQPTGNLHLGNYLGAIRNWVEIQEQYDNFFCVVDLHAITVPHNPATLAADSYTIAALYLACGIDLKYSNIFIQSHVSAHSELAWLLNCITPLNWLQDMIQFKEKALKQGENVGAGLLIYPVLMAADILLYQADKVPVGEDQKQHLELTRDIVNRFNHQFAKDNPVLKLPDPLIRKEGARVMSLTDGTRKMSKSDPSELSRINLLDTPDQIANKIKRCKTDPVRGLTFDDPERPECNNLLTLYMLLSGKAKEEVAAECQDMGWGQFKPLLTETAINALKPIQEKYQQIMDDKGYLESVLRDGREKAEAIANQTLKDVKAALGYSMPL